A stretch of Effusibacillus lacus DNA encodes these proteins:
- a CDS encoding DUF2614 family zinc ribbon-containing protein — protein sequence LVRLRNLALGLIFGAFLIMYLGVFVKPLLSAFFVIGLLMIVVSIGIYFRMGAISMRIPQVRCPNCGKMTKVLGREDACMFCRTPLHLDENGKLLER from the coding sequence ACTTGTTCGTCTTCGCAATCTTGCGCTGGGTCTCATCTTTGGCGCTTTCCTCATTATGTACCTGGGGGTGTTTGTCAAACCCCTGCTGTCTGCGTTCTTTGTGATCGGGCTGCTGATGATTGTCGTCAGCATCGGAATTTACTTTCGAATGGGCGCCATTTCCATGCGAATCCCCCAGGTGCGGTGTCCCAATTGCGGGAAAATGACAAAGGTGCTTGGACGTGAGGATGCCTGCATGTTCTGCCGGACGCCTCTCCATCTCGATGAGAACGGGAAGCTTTTGGAGCGGTAG
- a CDS encoding Ger(x)C family spore germination protein, which translates to MKLRKLLSAALTLILILPVEGCYDRIELEGMAFVVSLGLDKGPDNTIDVTARIAVPRKLAGVPGGGGGGGDGKEEAVGGAKPITVRAHSIPEALNLFNSTVERRISLLHLANIAIGESLAKEGVVEYLRPLTRYREFRRTVVVFIIPGNVREAYEQNKPILEQSITRFTESLTDVGMHTGLSASKKLHDFLVSLEALHEDPIAPVIAVNQKVKQQSGKSSDGETAGMEESNLSFEPGKVVRMGGNPAEFIGTAVFRDDRLVAYLDGIDTRMLLSIRGELMRTQMDFPDPVEKGKFIGVELKHARSPVINVDLRSNPVRIHLRQRLEGDLLGVQGGTDYTNPEKMNLLENSISDRLQKRQEALIKRMFHEYQTDPFGIFKRARGQFADYAALRAFDYREKLRNAVVNVDVDVQLRRTGIQLAPIEPR; encoded by the coding sequence ATGAAGCTTCGCAAACTTCTTAGTGCTGCGCTGACCTTGATTCTGATCCTGCCCGTGGAGGGATGTTACGATCGTATCGAACTTGAGGGGATGGCATTTGTCGTATCTCTGGGGCTTGATAAGGGACCGGACAATACAATTGATGTAACCGCCAGAATCGCCGTGCCCCGCAAGCTGGCCGGAGTGCCGGGAGGAGGGGGCGGAGGCGGGGATGGGAAGGAAGAAGCGGTCGGCGGCGCCAAGCCGATTACTGTCAGGGCTCACTCGATCCCGGAAGCGTTAAACTTATTCAACTCGACCGTGGAAAGAAGAATCTCTCTGCTTCACTTGGCCAATATTGCGATTGGCGAATCACTTGCAAAGGAAGGAGTGGTGGAATATTTGAGACCGTTGACACGGTATAGGGAATTTCGGCGCACTGTGGTGGTGTTTATTATTCCGGGGAATGTAAGGGAGGCTTATGAACAAAACAAACCGATTCTGGAACAGTCCATTACCCGGTTCACCGAATCCCTGACAGATGTCGGCATGCATACAGGGTTGTCTGCAAGCAAGAAGCTGCATGACTTCCTCGTCTCCCTCGAAGCGCTGCACGAAGACCCGATTGCCCCGGTGATTGCGGTGAATCAAAAGGTCAAACAACAATCGGGCAAATCGTCTGACGGCGAAACGGCCGGAATGGAAGAATCGAACCTGTCGTTTGAACCGGGGAAAGTGGTGCGGATGGGAGGGAACCCGGCTGAGTTTATCGGAACCGCCGTTTTCAGGGATGATCGGTTAGTCGCCTATCTTGACGGGATTGATACCCGAATGCTGTTGAGTATTCGCGGGGAGCTCATGCGTACACAAATGGATTTCCCCGACCCGGTGGAAAAGGGCAAGTTTATCGGGGTGGAATTGAAACATGCCCGTTCTCCTGTGATAAATGTAGACCTGCGTTCCAATCCTGTCCGTATCCATCTTCGTCAGCGTCTGGAGGGAGATCTGTTAGGAGTGCAGGGAGGGACAGATTATACAAACCCGGAAAAAATGAACCTGCTGGAGAATTCAATTAGTGACAGGCTGCAAAAAAGGCAGGAAGCTTTGATCAAAAGGATGTTTCACGAATACCAGACCGATCCGTTCGGGATTTTCAAACGGGCTCGCGGGCAATTTGCCGATTATGCGGCATTGCGGGCTTTCGATTACCGCGAGAAGCTGCGGAATGCGGTGGTAAATGTGGATGTGGACGTGCAATTACGCCGCACAGGAATTCAATTGGCGCCGATTGAACCAAGATAG
- a CDS encoding spore germination protein: MSVWSKFKRLLTVDDSIMDEEFSLLPPGEEDDEDTPVESEHPAKIRTKKPRKLEDLKKDHGQQNKQNGEESGKRDSGNKESGTKDSRPEHVLRSLEENKKLVEQFFCLPKNKDVVIREFIVNSQPVINAFAVFMEGISDKKTINTHVLEPLMLLAGISREKKGDDPLQRVKERLLPGNQIVERDKWKDVLAGILGGSTAVFIENEDKVLIVETKGWEQRGVGETKTETVVRGPHDAFTENLRANTGLVRARLRTEKLITEMMQVGELAPTDVAVMYLEGIVNPKLVQEVKRRIKAIKVDFLQDSGTLEQFIEDPPNALIPKMMATERPDRVAASLSEGFVAVFVGQSPYVLILPTVIWSLLHTAEDAFLRFPFGSFIRIIRFASFLMALLLPAFYIAVTNFHPEMIPTDLMLAIAAARERVPFPVVLEVLLMELSLELIREAGIRIPNVIGPTIGIVGALILGQAAVQAGIISPLLVIVVAVTALAAFTLPNYNFSFAIRTLRFLFIFIAAVWGFYGITLGIMVVIMHWATMKSFGVPMLSPVAPFKPSSPDIILRGPVYMQEKRPRSLRPQDTKRQHHFTRPWDPTTHDSQEAQAQRQNKTVGSQSDRGGEQLD, from the coding sequence ATGTCAGTCTGGTCAAAATTCAAGCGTCTGCTTACAGTGGACGATTCGATAATGGATGAGGAGTTCTCCCTGCTTCCCCCGGGCGAAGAAGACGATGAGGACACTCCTGTTGAATCTGAACACCCGGCAAAAATACGAACCAAAAAGCCCAGGAAGCTGGAAGATCTAAAAAAAGACCATGGCCAACAAAACAAGCAAAACGGCGAGGAATCCGGCAAAAGAGACTCCGGCAATAAAGAGTCCGGCACTAAAGACTCGAGACCGGAACATGTTCTGAGATCACTGGAAGAAAACAAGAAGCTGGTGGAACAATTCTTCTGCCTGCCCAAGAACAAAGATGTGGTCATACGTGAATTTATCGTAAACAGCCAGCCGGTGATCAATGCGTTTGCCGTATTCATGGAAGGTATTTCGGACAAGAAGACGATCAATACTCATGTTCTGGAACCCTTGATGCTGTTGGCAGGCATCTCCCGGGAAAAAAAAGGGGACGATCCTCTGCAGAGGGTGAAGGAGCGTCTCCTGCCAGGCAATCAGATTGTCGAGCGCGACAAATGGAAAGACGTGTTGGCCGGTATATTGGGCGGATCCACAGCTGTCTTTATTGAGAATGAGGATAAAGTTTTGATTGTTGAGACCAAGGGGTGGGAACAACGCGGCGTAGGAGAGACCAAGACCGAGACAGTCGTACGCGGTCCGCATGATGCGTTTACCGAAAATTTGCGTGCCAATACGGGATTGGTTCGGGCCCGGCTTCGTACCGAAAAATTGATCACCGAAATGATGCAGGTGGGGGAATTGGCACCCACTGATGTAGCAGTTATGTATTTGGAGGGGATTGTCAATCCGAAACTCGTGCAAGAAGTAAAAAGGCGCATCAAAGCGATCAAGGTTGATTTTTTGCAGGACAGCGGGACATTGGAGCAATTTATCGAGGATCCGCCGAATGCGTTAATACCTAAGATGATGGCCACCGAGCGGCCTGACAGGGTGGCCGCTTCACTGTCGGAAGGGTTTGTTGCTGTCTTTGTCGGCCAAAGTCCGTACGTGCTGATTTTGCCAACTGTGATCTGGTCGTTGCTGCATACCGCAGAAGACGCGTTTCTTCGATTTCCGTTTGGCTCATTCATCCGGATTATCCGTTTTGCATCCTTCTTGATGGCGCTTTTGCTTCCCGCTTTTTACATTGCCGTGACCAATTTTCATCCGGAGATGATCCCCACGGATTTGATGCTGGCGATTGCGGCTGCCAGGGAACGGGTTCCTTTTCCGGTGGTATTGGAGGTTCTCTTGATGGAACTGTCACTTGAATTGATTCGGGAAGCGGGAATCCGAATTCCGAATGTTATCGGGCCTACCATTGGAATCGTCGGGGCATTGATTTTGGGACAGGCTGCGGTGCAGGCAGGGATTATTTCTCCCTTGCTGGTGATCGTTGTTGCAGTTACCGCATTAGCCGCCTTCACACTGCCCAACTATAATTTTTCGTTCGCGATTCGCACATTGCGCTTTCTTTTCATTTTTATCGCGGCCGTTTGGGGGTTTTACGGCATAACGCTCGGGATCATGGTTGTGATCATGCACTGGGCAACCATGAAGTCGTTCGGAGTCCCCATGCTTTCACCTGTAGCGCCTTTTAAACCTTCATCGCCGGACATCATCTTGCGAGGACCGGTTTATATGCAGGAAAAGCGGCCTCGTTCGCTTCGTCCTCAGGACACAAAGAGACAGCACCATTTTACCCGGCCGTGGGACCCGACCACACACGACTCACAAGAGGCGCAAGCCCAACGTCAGAATAAAACTGTCGGCTCACAATCGGATCGAGGCGGTGAACAGCTTGATTAA
- a CDS encoding spore germination protein, producing MLKWSRLKYPQKSKTTKERDAVSRIPGNALDSYEQPINGRLEDTIALVKKLLGENDDFVIRPFHVFGQFEAGMLYFENYIDPKTVNEDILKPLMYVPSHLEGKTMQSGQLKDVLLKETLYHSRGKMETDLSKIVEGILRGETAVLVQGLNEALLIDTRNVDKRSIDQPATEQVIRGSREGFIEPLGTNLTLLRYRLPTPNFRVKTMQIGRITKSKAAVCYIEGIANPALVREVMDRLSAIDIDGVLDVGYLEQLIEDHNMSPFPQVQNTERPDKAVASMLEGRVAILIDGSPFALIVPSVFSQFYQTMDDYSERFLIASLIRFVRLVALLFSLIVPSIYVSVISFNPELLPTEFAVAVAGGRAGVPFPALIEVLIIEISMEVLREATLRLPQLVGGALSIVGVLVVGEAAVSAGFASPITVVVIALATIGSFATPAYNAATALRMLRFPLTILAGTFGLYGVMVGLILIINHMLSLKSFGVPYISPVVPGNWQGIKDSLIRAPLWWMPRRPAQLHTGDPTRLGNTVEAIKQPPSNTLDPVQVGNQRWDSADGVSSRDHSDASNGDSD from the coding sequence ATGTTGAAATGGAGCCGGTTGAAATACCCCCAGAAATCAAAAACGACCAAGGAAAGGGACGCGGTTTCTCGGATTCCCGGCAATGCTTTGGATTCATATGAGCAACCGATCAACGGTCGTCTGGAAGATACAATTGCTCTCGTCAAAAAATTGTTGGGCGAAAATGATGATTTTGTGATCCGCCCTTTTCATGTATTCGGTCAATTTGAGGCTGGAATGTTATATTTCGAGAACTACATCGATCCAAAAACCGTAAATGAAGATATCCTGAAACCCTTAATGTATGTCCCTTCTCACCTGGAAGGCAAGACCATGCAGAGCGGGCAATTAAAAGACGTTTTGTTGAAGGAGACCCTTTACCACAGCAGAGGCAAGATGGAAACCGACCTTTCCAAGATTGTGGAAGGTATCCTGCGTGGGGAAACCGCGGTTCTAGTGCAAGGGTTAAACGAAGCTTTATTAATCGATACACGAAATGTGGATAAGCGATCCATTGATCAGCCAGCAACTGAGCAGGTGATTCGGGGTTCCCGGGAAGGGTTCATTGAGCCACTGGGGACAAATCTCACATTACTGCGCTACCGTTTACCCACTCCAAACTTTCGTGTCAAGACAATGCAGATTGGTAGAATCACGAAATCGAAAGCGGCCGTCTGTTATATCGAGGGGATTGCGAACCCCGCACTCGTCCGCGAAGTAATGGACCGTCTTTCCGCGATTGACATTGACGGCGTGCTGGATGTCGGTTACCTTGAACAGTTAATCGAAGATCATAATATGTCCCCGTTTCCGCAAGTGCAGAATACGGAACGCCCCGATAAAGCCGTAGCCTCCATGTTGGAAGGAAGAGTGGCGATTCTTATTGATGGCTCCCCTTTTGCTTTAATCGTGCCCTCCGTATTCAGCCAGTTTTATCAGACAATGGACGATTACTCGGAAAGATTTCTTATTGCAAGCCTGATTCGATTTGTGCGGCTCGTGGCTTTGCTTTTTTCTTTAATCGTTCCGTCGATTTATGTATCGGTGATTTCATTTAATCCGGAGTTGCTGCCCACTGAGTTCGCCGTTGCAGTTGCGGGCGGAAGGGCAGGTGTTCCTTTTCCGGCCCTGATCGAAGTCTTAATCATCGAAATCTCGATGGAAGTGCTGCGGGAAGCAACACTGCGTTTGCCCCAACTCGTCGGAGGCGCCTTGTCGATTGTCGGCGTACTTGTTGTGGGAGAGGCGGCCGTGTCCGCCGGATTTGCCAGTCCGATCACCGTTGTGGTAATTGCTCTGGCGACGATCGGTTCATTTGCGACACCGGCTTACAATGCTGCAACCGCTTTGCGGATGTTGCGCTTCCCGCTGACCATACTTGCGGGAACCTTCGGTTTATACGGGGTGATGGTTGGCTTGATCCTGATTATCAATCACATGCTGTCTCTTAAGTCATTCGGTGTTCCCTACATCAGTCCGGTTGTTCCGGGGAACTGGCAAGGGATTAAGGACTCGTTAATTCGAGCGCCGCTGTGGTGGATGCCTCGTCGGCCCGCACAGCTTCACACCGGAGACCCAACCCGCTTGGGCAATACGGTTGAAGCCATCAAGCAACCGCCAAGCAATACGCTTGATCCTGTTCAAGTCGGAAACCAAAGGTGGGATTCAGCAGATGGAGTTTCCTCGCGAGATCACAGTGATGCAAGCAACGGCGATTCTGATTAG
- a CDS encoding GerAB/ArcD/ProY family transporter, which yields MNSLIKTGHLGRFELFSLAVLAAVADIFLNYPQQLVLMGGPAGWMIPLISMGICLGIWAVIGPVLSKRGDGNLLSLIRGRSGRWAVGIVSVIVVILLMLDMATTMRVFVETVITTLLPRSPISFIAVPLLLVIVYFAYSGVEGLSRVAWFVTPWFLIGLTVLLLLNTNWMNPEYILPLWGTGIPGLLFSGGIVTGVFLNVLILVFLSPLLRNPKDSMKIGFWSIVAVGFIYSIVTLVFIMAFPTETSSKTAIPLYQLARLIYIGRFLQRLEAAFAFFWIAVALIKIAVSLWISTYLIAAAFRMPVNRPLVFPMGLVMYSLAFFPKSFPEALEANNFFRLHWGWTVVVGLPLVLLLWVRFRNRKEGTGNHEASQTS from the coding sequence GTGAACAGCTTGATTAAGACGGGACATCTGGGACGGTTTGAGCTGTTTTCTCTGGCGGTTTTGGCAGCAGTGGCTGACATTTTTCTTAATTATCCGCAGCAATTGGTTCTTATGGGCGGTCCCGCCGGTTGGATGATTCCTCTGATTTCAATGGGGATCTGTCTGGGGATATGGGCGGTGATCGGTCCCGTGTTATCCAAGAGGGGAGACGGGAATTTGCTTTCCCTCATACGGGGGCGTAGCGGCAGGTGGGCTGTCGGGATCGTGTCCGTTATTGTAGTCATTCTCCTGATGTTGGATATGGCAACCACAATGCGGGTGTTTGTGGAGACGGTTATCACAACCCTTCTTCCCAGGTCACCGATTTCGTTTATCGCTGTTCCTTTGCTGCTTGTAATCGTGTATTTTGCGTATTCGGGCGTTGAAGGATTATCCCGGGTGGCTTGGTTTGTAACCCCCTGGTTTTTGATCGGGCTCACTGTGTTGCTGCTGTTGAACACTAACTGGATGAATCCGGAGTATATCCTGCCGTTGTGGGGAACCGGTATCCCCGGGCTGTTGTTCAGCGGGGGGATCGTTACAGGTGTGTTCCTGAATGTCCTGATTCTCGTCTTTCTGTCACCTTTGCTCCGCAACCCGAAGGACTCAATGAAAATCGGATTTTGGAGCATTGTGGCGGTTGGATTCATCTATTCCATCGTCACACTGGTTTTTATCATGGCATTTCCAACGGAAACTTCGTCCAAGACAGCTATCCCGTTATATCAACTCGCACGGTTAATTTATATTGGACGTTTTCTCCAACGCCTGGAGGCGGCCTTCGCCTTTTTCTGGATCGCCGTCGCATTGATCAAGATCGCTGTCAGCTTATGGATCAGCACTTATTTGATCGCAGCAGCCTTCCGGATGCCGGTTAACAGGCCGCTCGTTTTTCCAATGGGATTGGTCATGTATTCTCTGGCCTTTTTTCCCAAGAGTTTTCCGGAGGCCCTGGAGGCAAATAATTTCTTTCGCCTGCACTGGGGATGGACCGTAGTCGTCGGGCTGCCGCTTGTCCTGCTTCTCTGGGTGCGTTTCCGCAATCGAAAGGAGGGGACTGGGAATCATGAAGCTTCGCAAACTTCTTAG
- a CDS encoding polymorphic toxin type 37 domain-containing protein gives MGRIVEFSNGEVYKQFPNKQWGLHTVRYTNSSRTSYSRPSGQRVEIAGEVYRVDRNTGSVDVNELNKAVERRKIEYMNAQARGDYTAMERAHREANELRKAGATLGANEDTATTKAMKKSYEGIKVEISRRSVEDLNKGIVEQKLKYEYARLRGDRAGMEAAAQVANNLRGMGGTISAETSLVDAIKKIGKEKAAAVIQNVKDFSEGYTYSTANNYSLGVVSAIHNDRAASRSTAYQLGKIAGDVQSTVNGARLTAAGATGTVVSVGSGAGAVAAPASAAATAYGAGVTYKSASNLVNDAAQFIKKSEGSGVSGSGNKDRKNTEWRPLNLEDAKKAGFEPGKKFNGEMVKVPEGKYKGRYGWEDKNGDIWIPAKPSESHGGLQFDVQLKKSKYKKHKNVYVD, from the coding sequence ATGGGAAGAATTGTTGAATTCAGCAATGGCGAGGTGTACAAGCAATTTCCCAATAAGCAATGGGGTCTCCACACAGTCCGCTATACGAACAGTTCTAGAACAAGTTATTCCCGCCCCTCTGGCCAACGTGTTGAGATTGCTGGCGAAGTTTACAGAGTGGACAGAAACACCGGGTCTGTCGATGTAAACGAATTGAACAAAGCGGTTGAGCGAAGAAAAATCGAGTACATGAATGCACAGGCACGCGGTGACTATACAGCCATGGAACGTGCCCACCGCGAAGCAAACGAACTTCGGAAAGCCGGGGCCACACTGGGGGCCAACGAAGATACGGCTACAACCAAAGCCATGAAGAAATCCTATGAAGGCATTAAAGTTGAAATCAGCAGGCGTTCGGTTGAAGATTTGAACAAAGGGATTGTCGAACAAAAGCTAAAATATGAATATGCAAGGCTGCGTGGTGACAGAGCAGGAATGGAGGCTGCTGCCCAGGTGGCAAATAACTTAAGAGGAATGGGTGGCACCATTTCTGCTGAAACATCCCTGGTTGACGCTATAAAAAAAATTGGCAAAGAAAAGGCTGCAGCAGTAATTCAAAACGTTAAAGACTTTTCAGAGGGTTACACCTACTCAACAGCGAATAACTATTCTTTGGGAGTTGTCAGTGCTATACACAATGACCGGGCAGCCTCCAGAAGCACTGCTTATCAGTTGGGGAAAATTGCGGGAGATGTGCAATCGACTGTCAATGGTGCACGTCTAACAGCAGCAGGAGCAACTGGTACTGTTGTATCCGTTGGGTCTGGTGCGGGTGCCGTCGCTGCTCCAGCCAGCGCGGCTGCTACAGCTTATGGCGCTGGGGTGACTTATAAATCGGCAAGTAACCTTGTCAACGATGCAGCTCAATTTATAAAGAAATCTGAGGGTTCTGGGGTTAGTGGCTCAGGTAATAAAGATCGTAAGAATACTGAATGGCGTCCATTGAATTTGGAAGATGCAAAAAAAGCAGGATTTGAACCCGGAAAAAAATTCAACGGAGAAATGGTTAAAGTGCCTGAAGGAAAATACAAAGGCAGATACGGATGGGAGGACAAAAATGGAGACATTTGGATTCCAGCTAAACCAAGCGAATCGCACGGCGGGCTTCAATTTGATGTACAATTAAAGAAATCCAAATACAAAAAACATAAAAATGTTTACGTAGATTAG
- the aroF gene encoding 3-deoxy-7-phosphoheptulonate synthase, with protein sequence MVIVMSKEATEQDLEALKSAIEELGMQVHVSRGEERTIVGLIGNKRNVEGFPFTSYSGVESVVHVTHPFKLASRDFHPEPTIVDVDGVQIGGGNVVIMAGPCSVESREQLMESACAVREAGAQILRGGAFKPRTSPYAFNGLGEEGLKLLAEAREKTGLKIVTELMDLENLELVAHYTDIIQIGARNMQNFPLLRELGKIRKPVMLKRGLSATIEEWLMAAEYVLSGGNKDVILCERGIRTFETATRNTLDLNAVPVVRRLSHLPVIVDPSHGTGVAAYVPSMSKAGIAVGSDGLMIEMHPNPAKALSDGAQSLTIPQFHSLMKEIKALTQALGMRMEGLPLSV encoded by the coding sequence ATGGTAATCGTGATGAGCAAAGAGGCAACCGAACAGGATCTGGAGGCGTTAAAATCGGCCATTGAAGAACTGGGAATGCAGGTGCATGTATCGAGGGGCGAAGAGCGGACAATTGTCGGTTTGATCGGCAATAAACGGAACGTGGAGGGGTTTCCTTTCACAAGTTACTCAGGTGTGGAATCGGTGGTGCATGTAACACATCCCTTCAAGCTGGCCAGCCGGGATTTCCACCCGGAGCCGACCATCGTGGATGTCGACGGGGTTCAAATCGGCGGCGGTAATGTGGTGATCATGGCAGGCCCCTGCTCGGTGGAAAGCCGGGAACAGCTGATGGAAAGCGCCTGTGCGGTCAGGGAAGCGGGCGCACAGATTCTTCGCGGCGGCGCGTTTAAACCCCGGACTTCCCCTTACGCATTCAACGGTTTGGGGGAGGAAGGACTGAAACTGCTGGCGGAAGCCCGAGAGAAGACAGGACTTAAGATTGTTACCGAACTGATGGACCTGGAGAATCTGGAGTTGGTTGCCCATTACACGGACATTATCCAAATCGGCGCCCGCAATATGCAGAACTTCCCTCTTCTGCGGGAACTCGGCAAGATTCGGAAACCGGTCATGTTAAAAAGAGGCCTTTCCGCCACCATCGAAGAGTGGTTGATGGCGGCAGAGTACGTGCTCAGCGGGGGGAACAAGGACGTGATCCTCTGCGAACGGGGCATCCGGACATTTGAAACCGCCACCCGCAATACACTGGATCTGAATGCGGTGCCGGTGGTTCGACGTTTGTCCCACTTGCCGGTCATTGTGGATCCCAGTCACGGAACCGGAGTAGCAGCATATGTCCCGTCCATGAGCAAAGCGGGTATTGCGGTCGGGTCGGACGGCCTGATGATCGAGATGCATCCGAATCCGGCAAAGGCATTGTCCGACGGCGCCCAGTCTTTGACCATCCCTCAGTTCCATTCACTGATGAAAGAAATCAAGGCTTTGACACAAGCGTTGGGAATGAGAATGGAAGGATTGCCCTTGTCAGTCTGA
- a CDS encoding YhcN/YlaJ family sporulation lipoprotein, whose translation MRPRTYLLTMVLALTLSATLAACKMQGYQNRHSGDLKEADPPEMISEGIKADYRIAEELNKIPGVQGAAVLIHNGEAYVGAYIIGDEKNPDAYMKKPFGSYYGNQNPWASGNPQNGTTRSPFSGKGIPPSNSQGAAPSGPQGPNPANPQGVPQTNAQGAPQTDFNGVDQFGQNTNNDPENRQGDQGTASDPDRAGTATGNIDGNLLKKIQDKVKSMAPDVKTVHFTNRVDQVGQLQGYARYIQDGGSMDRFAQDFDQTMKRIWPDAKP comes from the coding sequence ATGCGCCCCCGTACCTACTTGCTTACAATGGTTCTTGCCCTTACGCTTTCGGCCACCTTGGCAGCCTGCAAAATGCAGGGTTACCAGAACAGGCACTCCGGTGATCTCAAGGAAGCCGATCCTCCTGAGATGATATCGGAAGGAATCAAGGCAGATTACCGGATTGCCGAAGAATTGAACAAAATTCCCGGTGTGCAGGGGGCGGCCGTACTCATCCATAATGGAGAGGCATACGTAGGAGCTTACATTATCGGTGACGAGAAAAACCCGGACGCCTATATGAAAAAACCGTTCGGATCCTACTATGGAAATCAGAATCCCTGGGCAAGCGGCAATCCTCAAAACGGGACCACCCGTTCCCCCTTTTCGGGAAAGGGAATTCCTCCATCCAATTCCCAAGGAGCCGCTCCATCAGGCCCACAGGGTCCGAACCCGGCCAATCCGCAGGGAGTCCCCCAAACCAATGCGCAGGGTGCCCCGCAAACGGATTTTAACGGAGTCGACCAGTTTGGACAAAATACCAACAACGACCCTGAGAATCGACAGGGGGATCAAGGAACGGCCTCCGATCCGGACCGGGCAGGCACCGCCACCGGCAATATCGATGGAAATCTGCTGAAGAAAATCCAGGACAAGGTCAAATCGATGGCACCCGATGTGAAGACCGTGCACTTCACCAACCGGGTCGATCAGGTCGGCCAACTGCAGGGATACGCCCGCTACATTCAGGACGGAGGCTCGATGGACCGGTTTGCCCAAGATTTTGACCAGACAATGAAACGAATCTGGCCGGATGCGAAGCCGTAA
- a CDS encoding DUF2935 domain-containing protein produces MHPPSFRETALFEHRFWLQILGDHARFILTSLSPRETKEIERANKFIREYDKYLEQVRRTPTDSEIKALGQQALQLTEDLREFKLHLLRRHLAGEVEIGLPPTFFNHMLNELAEYITLLTYLTDGKTPPPMHPVHHHLLWLLDAAGHAATINDSVDPVEKRIKEKSHEFTRHFEEYYLKAVEMAGYLRTHLDRFPALSRFNRETELEMKLFTEFLKELEELELNDSLLGALSPLITDHMFREECYYLTKLAQVSEVSPPGCDPTKPRTEEPKK; encoded by the coding sequence ATGCATCCACCCAGTTTCAGGGAAACCGCCCTGTTTGAACACCGGTTTTGGCTGCAGATCTTGGGCGACCATGCCCGCTTTATCCTCACATCACTGTCTCCCAGGGAAACAAAAGAAATCGAAAGGGCAAACAAATTCATTCGTGAATACGACAAATACCTGGAACAAGTCCGGCGCACTCCGACCGACTCCGAGATCAAAGCCCTCGGTCAGCAGGCGCTTCAACTTACGGAAGATCTTCGGGAATTCAAGCTGCATCTGCTGCGACGCCATCTGGCAGGAGAAGTTGAAATCGGATTGCCGCCCACTTTTTTTAATCACATGCTGAATGAACTGGCTGAGTATATCACCCTCCTCACCTATCTGACCGATGGAAAAACGCCGCCCCCCATGCACCCTGTCCATCACCATCTGCTGTGGCTGCTTGATGCTGCAGGACACGCTGCTACCATCAATGACTCTGTCGATCCGGTCGAGAAACGAATAAAAGAAAAAAGCCATGAATTTACCAGGCACTTTGAGGAGTATTATCTGAAGGCGGTGGAGATGGCAGGTTATTTGCGAACCCATCTCGACCGGTTCCCCGCCCTGTCCCGATTCAATCGGGAAACCGAGTTGGAGATGAAGCTGTTTACGGAATTTCTGAAGGAACTGGAGGAACTGGAACTGAACGATTCACTGCTTGGCGCATTGTCACCGTTGATCACCGATCATATGTTCCGCGAGGAATGTTACTACCTGACCAAATTGGCCCAGGTGTCGGAAGTAAGCCCACCCGGTTGCGACCCGACAAAACCCCGCACCGAAGAACCAAAAAAGTGA
- the rnhA gene encoding ribonuclease HI, with translation MKEVTIYTDGACSGNPGPGGWGAVLIYGDVTKEISGGEKVTTNNKMELTAAIEALKLLKEPCKVKLYSDSAYMINCFKDKWYIGWERNGWVNSKKELVANKELWQELLRLCRLHEVEWIKVKGHAGDYWNERCDELARAASPK, from the coding sequence ATGAAAGAAGTCACGATTTACACAGACGGCGCCTGTTCGGGCAATCCGGGGCCTGGTGGTTGGGGAGCCGTCTTGATCTACGGGGATGTGACCAAAGAAATATCGGGCGGCGAGAAGGTTACCACCAACAATAAGATGGAACTGACCGCCGCCATTGAAGCTTTGAAACTTTTGAAAGAACCCTGCAAGGTAAAATTGTACAGCGACTCCGCGTATATGATTAACTGTTTTAAAGACAAGTGGTACATAGGGTGGGAACGAAACGGTTGGGTCAACTCGAAAAAAGAACTCGTTGCCAACAAGGAACTCTGGCAGGAATTGCTGCGTCTTTGCCGGCTCCATGAGGTGGAGTGGATCAAGGTGAAAGGACACGCGGGAGATTACTGGAATGAGCGTTGTGACGAATTGGCCCGGGCTGCCTCTCCGAAATGA